Proteins from a genomic interval of Rhodococcus rhodochrous:
- a CDS encoding VOC family protein: protein MRPTGITTNINVPDIGEARSFYADYLGLSVEEMNLGWVARFTTPDGRAVVQLVSGDESAPVDSAISVHVGDEVEAAYEEAQRRGFEIVYPLTTEPWGVRRFFVRAPDGTVVNIVSHSDDPR from the coding sequence ATGCGTCCGACCGGCATCACCACGAATATCAACGTCCCGGACATCGGGGAGGCGCGGAGTTTCTACGCGGACTATCTGGGGCTGAGCGTCGAAGAGATGAACCTCGGGTGGGTCGCGCGGTTCACCACTCCCGATGGTCGTGCCGTCGTCCAGTTGGTCAGCGGCGACGAGTCAGCTCCCGTGGACTCGGCGATCTCCGTCCACGTCGGCGACGAGGTGGAGGCGGCCTACGAGGAAGCGCAGCGTCGGGGGTTCGAGATCGTGTATCCGCTGACGACGGAGCCGTGGGGAGTGCGGCGGTTCTTCGTGCGCGCACCGGACGGCACGGTCGTCAATATCGTCAGCCACTCCGACGACCCGCGGTAA
- a CDS encoding HD domain-containing phosphohydrolase, whose protein sequence is MTSTGDGPRRAELVAALSLAIDLGLGQPMEHMLRSAVIATRIADRMGLSGDQRDVVFYANLVAWIGCHADSHELARMFGDDIAFRADTYAVDMTGLPFFRMLMGHSGRGLPYAERFLHATSFLFTARRQVSELIRSHCGSASVLSDRVGLDPRVSGMLTFTFERWDGAGLPTGVRGDEIPVEMQIVQLADVAEVYVRLGGPAQAVAVARARSGTQFGPRVVQVFVDDVDAITAGVLEHDAWSAALAQASDRDYILSRPELDEMLRAMADFVDLKCPYLLGHSRRVADLAAAAGRHRGLPVAEVELLYRAGLVHGLGRMGVPNQIWEKVGPLTTAEWERVRLYPYLTGRILSRVGGLEPVVAVAVTHRERLDGSGYPGGLRAADLGVTARILAAAESYQRLREARPHRKALTAEAAAARMCHDAQAGRLDTEAVEAVLLAAGHPTKRRAPWPAGLTGREVEILRLVALGYSNRQIADELGIAHKTTRNHVEHVYTKLDVHNRTQAGLAAIDLGLS, encoded by the coding sequence ATGACGTCCACGGGTGACGGTCCGCGACGGGCGGAACTGGTCGCCGCGTTGTCCCTCGCTATCGATCTGGGTCTCGGTCAGCCGATGGAGCACATGCTGCGTTCCGCAGTGATCGCCACGCGCATCGCCGACCGGATGGGGCTGAGCGGCGACCAGCGGGACGTCGTCTTCTACGCCAACCTGGTGGCCTGGATCGGGTGCCACGCGGACTCCCATGAACTGGCACGGATGTTCGGCGACGACATCGCGTTCCGCGCGGACACGTACGCGGTGGACATGACGGGACTCCCCTTCTTCCGCATGCTGATGGGCCACAGTGGGCGGGGACTGCCGTACGCGGAGCGCTTCCTCCACGCCACGTCCTTCTTGTTCACGGCGCGCCGGCAGGTGTCCGAGCTCATCCGGTCCCACTGCGGGTCCGCGAGTGTTCTCTCCGATCGCGTCGGGCTGGACCCTCGGGTGAGCGGGATGCTGACCTTCACCTTCGAGCGCTGGGACGGCGCGGGGCTACCCACGGGCGTTCGCGGTGATGAGATTCCCGTCGAGATGCAGATCGTGCAGCTGGCCGACGTCGCCGAGGTCTATGTGCGTCTCGGTGGGCCAGCGCAGGCGGTCGCTGTCGCTCGTGCGCGAAGCGGAACCCAGTTCGGTCCTCGTGTGGTGCAGGTGTTCGTCGACGACGTCGACGCCATCACGGCGGGTGTCCTCGAACATGACGCATGGTCGGCGGCGCTCGCCCAGGCGTCCGATCGTGACTACATCCTGAGCAGACCCGAACTGGACGAGATGCTGCGCGCAATGGCGGATTTCGTCGACCTGAAATGTCCTTACCTGTTGGGGCATTCGAGACGCGTGGCGGATCTGGCGGCGGCCGCGGGCCGGCATCGCGGACTTCCGGTCGCCGAGGTCGAACTCCTCTACCGCGCGGGTCTCGTGCACGGACTGGGACGGATGGGTGTGCCCAATCAGATCTGGGAGAAGGTCGGTCCGCTCACCACCGCGGAATGGGAGCGGGTCCGCTTGTATCCGTATCTGACCGGACGGATCCTCAGCCGCGTCGGAGGGTTGGAACCCGTCGTCGCCGTCGCAGTGACGCACCGCGAGCGGCTCGACGGCTCCGGATATCCCGGCGGACTCCGAGCTGCCGACCTGGGCGTGACGGCGCGGATCCTCGCCGCCGCGGAGTCCTACCAGCGGCTACGAGAAGCTAGACCGCACCGCAAAGCATTGACGGCGGAGGCCGCGGCGGCCCGGATGTGCCACGATGCGCAGGCCGGTCGACTCGACACCGAAGCGGTCGAGGCCGTACTGCTCGCGGCCGGGCACCCGACGAAGCGACGCGCGCCCTGGCCTGCGGGACTGACGGGTCGCGAGGTGGAGATCCTCAGACTCGTCGCTCTGGGCTATTCGAACCGGCAGATCGCCGACGAGCTGGGCATCGCGCACAAGACGACCCGCAACCACGTCGAGCACGTGTACACCAAGCTCGACGTCCACAACCGCACGCAGGCAGGGCTCGCCGCCATCGACCTCGGCCTGAGCTGA
- a CDS encoding FtsW/RodA/SpoVE family cell cycle protein: MTADRRPSDPWLVTAAVALVALGMLNMISTGMSSLAVRHALLAAVGLGAMWVTSRMRIAALGRFGWALFTASVVLLAAVPLVGIATKGAQRWLDLGVFTLQPSEIAKLALVMVPAAILAGGYTLGRLVGVLIVSAVPIALVALQPDLSTAVVLVATVLLMLILARVPLRSLFPLFALGLASLPMAVLFLRPYQLERIHVFLSNDADPQGSGWAAWQADIAIGSAGWWGLGREPDYDLRAQYLPESEHDLAFASLVYGWGLVAGIAVVAAVVIIVWRSVVAARVARTREAALVAAGIGGVFGLHTVVSVAQSLSLLPHTGMPIPIFSYGGTASIIGFVSIGLVLAVRRDGVTRPLWVTEPKKRRLPRGVSVGALTLTASLAAMSVFAWQMQTAHGTEFRATSDTQMLRCIRLPAERGHILDRAGLPVATNVAEYTVAVVARMFAEGVPSARYELAALLGMPPEKLDEELRSSTGGDLQVVLGRVGPDQARAIVDARLPWVLVYPTGRRQYPHGEVLASLLGYVGIADEQDMELWPTLALGSRVGKAGLERQYDALLRGVDGRQCVYVDPSGRPVGTGERVDPIRGHDLRLHLDLGMQQAATDALAQTVRASGGDLGAAVVMDARTGAVLALASVPGYNNNVYGPPADLAAIAAQTAASGPGRMLNHAVQTAVPPGSTFKIVTASTNAAFDVLSPDAFLAGGAAYTYGGHTFANWQPMGPNNLLGAIQWSDNVYFYQLADLLGPHRIAQTAAELGAGALSGIDLPAESAGFVGTPENVESIGGAWYPGSTLLMGIGQGTVTATPIQVARWTAGIASGQMVTPKLAAAYGPGDAVPIPTEEPRRLSFADKLEPVRAGMRASASAGTAGQLASLPVTAAAKTGTAEDPSAPGKGLNAWFSAVVPAESPEVVVTALVRGGGFGSATSGPVVKGLLERYLAQLRTPNP; encoded by the coding sequence GTGACGGCGGATAGGCGCCCATCCGATCCCTGGCTCGTCACGGCGGCCGTCGCACTGGTTGCTCTCGGCATGCTCAACATGATCTCGACGGGCATGTCGTCGCTCGCAGTGCGTCACGCCCTGCTCGCTGCCGTCGGACTCGGTGCGATGTGGGTGACCTCGCGCATGCGGATCGCCGCTCTGGGCCGTTTCGGGTGGGCGCTGTTCACCGCCTCGGTGGTTCTGCTCGCGGCGGTGCCGCTGGTGGGCATCGCGACCAAGGGCGCTCAACGCTGGCTGGATCTCGGCGTGTTCACCCTGCAGCCTTCCGAGATCGCCAAGCTCGCGCTGGTCATGGTGCCCGCCGCGATACTGGCCGGCGGATACACGCTCGGCAGGCTCGTCGGCGTCCTGATCGTGTCGGCGGTGCCGATCGCCCTGGTGGCGCTGCAACCCGACCTCTCGACCGCCGTGGTCCTCGTGGCGACCGTGCTGCTCATGCTGATCCTGGCGAGAGTCCCGTTGCGGTCGTTGTTCCCGCTGTTCGCGCTCGGGCTCGCCTCGTTGCCGATGGCCGTGTTGTTCCTGCGTCCGTATCAGCTCGAGCGGATCCATGTCTTCCTGTCGAACGACGCCGACCCGCAGGGATCGGGCTGGGCTGCGTGGCAGGCGGACATCGCGATCGGCAGCGCGGGGTGGTGGGGGCTCGGGCGCGAACCGGACTACGACCTGCGGGCCCAGTACCTCCCCGAGTCCGAACACGATCTGGCCTTCGCGAGCCTGGTGTACGGGTGGGGCCTGGTCGCCGGCATCGCCGTGGTGGCGGCCGTCGTGATCATCGTGTGGCGTTCCGTGGTCGCCGCGCGCGTCGCACGCACCCGGGAAGCGGCACTCGTCGCAGCGGGCATCGGCGGTGTGTTCGGGCTGCACACCGTGGTGTCGGTGGCCCAGAGCCTGTCGCTGCTGCCGCACACCGGCATGCCGATCCCGATCTTCAGTTACGGAGGCACCGCCTCGATCATCGGATTCGTCTCGATCGGATTGGTGCTCGCGGTGCGCCGCGACGGCGTGACCCGGCCGCTGTGGGTGACCGAACCCAAGAAGCGCCGCCTGCCGCGAGGCGTGTCGGTGGGTGCGCTGACGCTGACGGCCTCGCTCGCCGCGATGTCGGTGTTCGCGTGGCAGATGCAGACCGCGCACGGCACCGAGTTCCGCGCGACGAGCGACACGCAGATGCTGCGCTGTATCCGCCTGCCCGCCGAACGCGGCCACATCCTCGACCGAGCCGGCCTTCCCGTCGCGACCAACGTCGCCGAGTACACCGTCGCGGTGGTCGCCCGGATGTTCGCCGAGGGCGTCCCGTCGGCGCGTTACGAACTCGCCGCCCTGCTCGGCATGCCCCCGGAGAAGCTCGACGAGGAACTGCGGAGCAGTACCGGCGGGGACCTGCAGGTCGTGCTCGGACGCGTCGGGCCCGACCAGGCCCGGGCGATCGTGGACGCTCGGCTGCCCTGGGTGCTCGTCTACCCGACGGGGCGCAGGCAGTACCCGCACGGAGAGGTGCTGGCGTCGCTCCTCGGGTACGTCGGCATCGCGGACGAGCAGGACATGGAGCTGTGGCCGACCCTCGCGCTCGGATCACGGGTCGGCAAGGCGGGGCTCGAGCGGCAGTACGACGCGTTGCTGCGCGGCGTCGACGGCAGGCAGTGCGTCTACGTCGACCCGTCCGGGCGCCCGGTGGGCACGGGGGAGCGGGTGGATCCGATCCGCGGCCACGACCTGCGATTGCACCTCGATCTCGGCATGCAGCAGGCCGCGACCGACGCGCTCGCGCAGACGGTGCGCGCCAGCGGCGGCGACCTCGGTGCGGCGGTCGTGATGGATGCCCGCACCGGTGCGGTACTGGCGTTGGCCAGCGTTCCCGGCTACAACAACAACGTCTACGGACCCCCGGCCGACCTCGCCGCGATCGCGGCGCAGACCGCGGCATCGGGTCCGGGCCGCATGCTCAATCACGCGGTGCAGACGGCGGTACCACCCGGCTCGACGTTCAAGATCGTGACAGCGTCGACGAACGCCGCGTTCGACGTGCTGTCCCCGGACGCCTTCCTGGCGGGTGGGGCGGCGTACACCTACGGCGGTCACACCTTCGCCAACTGGCAGCCGATGGGCCCGAACAACTTGCTCGGGGCGATCCAGTGGTCCGACAACGTCTACTTCTACCAACTCGCCGATCTTCTCGGTCCCCACCGCATCGCGCAGACCGCCGCCGAACTCGGCGCCGGTGCTCTCTCGGGGATCGACCTGCCCGCCGAATCCGCGGGTTTCGTCGGCACCCCGGAGAACGTGGAGAGTATCGGCGGTGCCTGGTATCCGGGCTCGACCCTGCTCATGGGTATCGGTCAGGGCACCGTCACGGCCACGCCGATCCAGGTCGCGCGGTGGACGGCGGGTATCGCGTCGGGTCAGATGGTGACCCCGAAGCTCGCAGCTGCCTACGGACCCGGTGACGCAGTTCCGATTCCCACCGAGGAGCCGCGCCGGTTGTCGTTCGCGGACAAGCTCGAACCGGTACGGGCGGGCATGCGGGCGTCGGCTTCGGCCGGCACCGCCGGTCAGCTCGCGAGCTTGCCGGTGACGGCCGCCGCCAAGACCGGCACGGCAGAGGATCCGTCGGCACCGGGCAAGGGACTCAACGCGTGGTTCTCCGCGGTGGTGCCCGCCGAGTCGCCGGAGGTCGTGGTGACGGCGCTGGTACGTGGCGGTGGTTTCGGATCGGCCACCTCGGGACCGGTCGTCAAGGGTCTGCTCGAGCGTTACCTCGCGCAGCTCCGGACGCCGAATCCCTGA
- the mreB gene encoding rod shape-determining protein, whose product MRGFGIDLGTANTVVGTPDEGIVLNEPSLMMVRTKEPRRALAIGKEASDLVDRTPGGITPVHPIRDGVIVDLETARTFVTAVLAQLAPRRRYGIRPVGVIAAPAGATPLERRALLEVGHEAGLRKVGLIPEPVAGAIGCGIDPLEPRTHLVVDIGGGTSEVTALCYGGVLSHRSCRIAGDDLTSAILRYLRAEHQILVGELTAERAKVGAPETADERSLVVEGRDAATGRARLVTLETEEIMDAVRPTTTSIVQTLSSCLDDLPPRAISDVMSEGILAIGGGSMLRGVPQLLEEAFGLPVKTAERPLTCVAEGATSCIEHADVIAAYAA is encoded by the coding sequence GTGCGTGGATTCGGTATCGATCTCGGAACAGCCAACACCGTCGTCGGAACTCCCGACGAAGGCATAGTCCTCAACGAACCGTCGCTGATGATGGTTCGGACGAAGGAACCGCGCCGAGCACTCGCGATCGGCAAGGAGGCGAGCGACCTCGTCGACCGCACACCCGGTGGGATCACTCCCGTCCACCCCATACGCGACGGGGTGATCGTCGATCTCGAAACGGCACGGACATTCGTCACGGCCGTGCTCGCCCAGCTCGCGCCGCGCCGCCGCTACGGCATCCGGCCCGTGGGCGTCATCGCAGCTCCCGCCGGGGCCACGCCGCTCGAGCGTCGGGCGCTGCTTGAGGTGGGGCACGAGGCCGGCCTGCGGAAGGTCGGGTTGATTCCCGAGCCGGTCGCCGGTGCCATCGGCTGCGGGATCGACCCGCTCGAGCCCCGGACCCATCTCGTCGTCGACATCGGCGGTGGCACTTCGGAAGTCACAGCTCTCTGCTACGGCGGTGTCCTGTCGCACCGCAGTTGCCGCATCGCCGGGGACGACCTGACGAGCGCGATCCTCCGGTATCTCCGCGCAGAACACCAGATCCTCGTCGGTGAACTCACTGCCGAGCGTGCCAAAGTGGGTGCGCCCGAGACCGCCGACGAACGGTCGCTCGTGGTCGAGGGTCGCGACGCCGCGACCGGCCGCGCGCGTCTGGTGACGCTCGAGACCGAGGAGATCATGGATGCGGTTCGGCCCACCACGACGAGCATCGTGCAGACGCTGTCGAGCTGCCTCGACGACCTGCCGCCGCGCGCGATCAGCGACGTGATGTCCGAAGGCATCCTGGCGATCGGCGGAGGATCGATGCTGCGCGGCGTGCCGCAGCTGCTCGAGGAGGCCTTCGGCCTGCCGGTGAAGACGGCCGAGCGGCCGCTCACCTGCGTCGCCGAGGGCGCGACCTCGTGCATCGAGCACGCCGACGTGATCGCCGCCTACGCCGCCTGA
- a CDS encoding NmrA family NAD(P)-binding protein, with amino-acid sequence MTILVTGATGNVGRLVVDELVRAGASDVRALTVDPARAALPAGVEAVKGYVGRPQSLDGVFDGIDTVYLAPVPAVARDVAVLARDAGAQRFVTLTGGPGTEWHGIEADVEASGLPCTHLEPGEFMANATIFAGQIRTTGRVLGAYPTAANAPIALEDIAAVAARALLDDSHAGRTYDLTGPESLTHPQIVHEIGRALGRDVPFVEVPREEAEAVLADAMGEYAGWYLDGRAELVDNPQLPTTAVADVLGRPATTFAQWADAHVDEFRRGLLL; translated from the coding sequence GTGACGATTCTCGTAACGGGGGCGACCGGAAACGTCGGCAGACTCGTGGTGGACGAACTGGTGCGGGCAGGCGCCTCGGATGTTCGCGCACTGACCGTGGATCCCGCTCGGGCAGCACTGCCCGCGGGCGTGGAGGCGGTGAAAGGGTATGTGGGCAGACCGCAATCCCTCGACGGCGTCTTCGACGGCATCGACACCGTCTATCTTGCTCCGGTTCCGGCCGTAGCGCGCGATGTTGCGGTACTCGCCCGGGATGCGGGTGCGCAACGGTTCGTCACACTCACCGGAGGGCCCGGGACGGAGTGGCACGGCATCGAGGCCGACGTCGAAGCGTCGGGTCTGCCGTGCACGCATCTCGAACCGGGGGAGTTCATGGCGAACGCGACCATCTTCGCCGGGCAGATCCGCACGACCGGCCGGGTCCTCGGCGCCTATCCCACCGCGGCGAACGCTCCGATCGCTCTCGAGGACATCGCCGCGGTCGCAGCCCGCGCACTGCTCGACGACTCGCATGCCGGCCGGACGTACGACCTGACCGGACCGGAGTCGCTGACCCACCCGCAGATCGTCCACGAGATCGGACGTGCCCTCGGCCGCGACGTGCCGTTCGTCGAAGTGCCACGCGAGGAGGCCGAAGCGGTGCTCGCCGACGCGATGGGGGAGTACGCCGGTTGGTATCTCGACGGTCGCGCCGAACTCGTCGACAACCCGCAACTGCCGACGACGGCGGTCGCGGACGTGCTCGGCCGGCCTGCGACGACTTTCGCGCAGTGGGCCGACGCGCACGTCGACGAGTTCCGCCGAGGTCTACTCCTCTGA
- a CDS encoding helix-turn-helix domain-containing protein has product MAKTSPLAEVVLHPVRLRIVQQLGGRQLTTSDLRSALPDVTQATLYRHVAALIDAEIVTVVDERRVRGTVERTLALGDRMAHVGHDDLAAMSDAELRNAFVTFLGALGESFDKFIEDDDRSLRDYMGFGTTPLYVTTDDLAEIQSRFADILAPYRIDTGDDRMRITLTTAVIPVPPGAASEEEKRSEE; this is encoded by the coding sequence ATGGCGAAGACGTCCCCGCTCGCGGAAGTCGTGCTGCACCCGGTTCGACTGCGGATCGTGCAGCAACTCGGAGGACGGCAGCTGACTACGAGCGACCTCCGGTCGGCACTTCCCGACGTCACCCAGGCCACGCTCTACCGACACGTCGCAGCATTGATCGACGCCGAGATCGTCACCGTCGTCGACGAACGTCGCGTGCGTGGAACCGTCGAACGCACCCTCGCGCTCGGCGACCGCATGGCACACGTCGGCCACGACGACCTCGCCGCGATGAGCGACGCCGAACTGCGCAATGCCTTCGTCACCTTCCTGGGTGCGCTCGGCGAGAGCTTCGACAAGTTCATCGAGGACGACGATCGGAGCCTGCGGGACTATATGGGCTTCGGTACCACCCCGCTCTACGTCACCACCGACGATCTCGCGGAGATCCAGAGCAGGTTCGCCGACATCCTCGCCCCGTATCGCATTGATACCGGTGACGACCGGATGCGCATCACCCTGACGACCGCGGTGATACCGGTTCCTCCCGGCGCTGCTTCCGAAGAGGAGAAGCGCTCAGAGGAGTAG
- a CDS encoding FadR/GntR family transcriptional regulator gives MTLGKPVQRTNLIEQVTEQLRSEICSGRWKVGEKIPTEPQLCEFTGTGRNTVREAVQALVHTGMLERRQGSGTYVIATSDVTGTLGKYFATAHERDVLELRQALDVTAAVLAARRRTPDDVARLEQLLAERNRLFAGSDTDAAVAADVALHRGIVEASHNAVYLEFYDSLLPSIRRTIDRHVRVTGLGFEPEHTTLVTAVIAGDENATVEAARALFAELTD, from the coding sequence ATGACTTTGGGAAAACCTGTTCAGCGGACGAACCTGATCGAGCAGGTCACCGAGCAGTTGCGCAGTGAGATCTGCAGCGGACGCTGGAAGGTGGGCGAGAAGATCCCCACCGAACCGCAGCTGTGCGAGTTCACCGGCACCGGACGCAACACCGTCCGCGAGGCCGTGCAGGCACTCGTCCATACCGGCATGCTCGAACGCCGGCAGGGCTCGGGCACCTATGTCATCGCGACCTCCGACGTCACCGGCACCCTCGGCAAGTACTTCGCCACCGCCCACGAACGCGACGTCCTCGAACTGCGGCAGGCACTCGACGTCACCGCCGCCGTCCTGGCCGCGCGCCGACGCACCCCCGACGACGTGGCCCGGCTCGAGCAGTTACTCGCCGAACGCAACCGGTTGTTCGCCGGATCCGACACCGACGCCGCGGTGGCCGCCGACGTCGCCCTGCACCGCGGCATCGTCGAGGCCAGCCACAACGCGGTGTACCTCGAGTTCTACGACTCGCTGCTCCCGTCGATCCGGCGGACCATCGACCGGCACGTCCGCGTCACCGGTCTCGGTTTCGAACCCGAACACACCACCCTGGTCACCGCCGTTATCGCCGGCGACGAGAACGCCACCGTGGAGGCGGCGCGGGCACTGTTCGCGGAACTCACCGACTGA
- a CDS encoding MFS transporter: MISGVSLLRGRLLVFCAIAMSALVLRLAVTSFSPLAAQISEEIGFSSTVVGVFGMIPTAMFAAFGLATPALGRRWGLERTALIAMLMAGVGMATRALMTDTWSLLLLSGLALGGMGIGNVVIPPLVKRYFSDTLALVSSVYIVGVQLSTIVPAFVAVPLADAFGWRVSLGVWALIGFAAAVPWVWVLLRHRNADAGDVALVDRNVDGRVWRSPVGWGMAGMFGMTSLVTYSMFTWIPDILADAGASAAFGGAMVGLFALLGLVSAFGAPSLCARMTNPFPVVVACASCFLIAFAGLWIAPMSAPILWIVLLGLGPSTFPMALTLINLRSRSHAGSAALSGFTQGVGYTVACLGPLLFGVFHDLTSGWTASFAFMTVAVAVLVTGAYQACKPRVVEDSWNARPISVG, from the coding sequence ATGATTTCCGGTGTGAGTCTTCTGCGTGGTCGGCTGTTGGTGTTCTGTGCGATCGCGATGTCGGCCCTCGTGCTGAGACTCGCGGTCACTTCGTTCAGCCCGCTCGCCGCGCAGATCAGTGAGGAGATCGGCTTCTCGTCCACGGTCGTCGGCGTGTTCGGCATGATCCCGACCGCGATGTTCGCGGCTTTCGGCCTCGCCACCCCGGCGCTCGGCCGACGATGGGGGCTCGAACGCACCGCGCTGATCGCAATGCTTATGGCCGGTGTGGGTATGGCGACCCGCGCGCTCATGACCGACACGTGGTCGCTGCTGCTCCTGTCGGGGCTCGCGCTCGGTGGGATGGGCATCGGCAACGTCGTCATCCCTCCTCTGGTCAAGCGCTACTTCTCCGACACGCTGGCACTCGTCAGTTCGGTATACATCGTCGGCGTGCAGTTGAGCACCATCGTGCCCGCCTTCGTCGCGGTTCCCCTCGCCGACGCCTTCGGCTGGCGCGTCTCGCTCGGAGTGTGGGCGCTCATCGGGTTCGCCGCGGCCGTTCCGTGGGTGTGGGTGCTGCTGCGTCATCGGAACGCCGATGCCGGGGACGTGGCTCTCGTCGACCGGAACGTCGACGGCAGGGTGTGGCGGTCGCCGGTGGGCTGGGGAATGGCCGGCATGTTCGGCATGACATCCCTCGTCACCTACTCGATGTTCACGTGGATCCCGGACATCCTCGCCGACGCCGGTGCCAGCGCTGCCTTCGGCGGTGCGATGGTGGGCTTGTTCGCCCTGCTCGGCCTGGTCTCCGCGTTCGGCGCTCCGTCGCTGTGCGCGCGGATGACGAATCCGTTCCCGGTGGTCGTGGCGTGTGCGTCGTGCTTCCTCATCGCGTTCGCCGGTCTGTGGATCGCGCCGATGAGTGCCCCGATCCTGTGGATCGTGCTGCTCGGACTCGGGCCGAGCACGTTCCCGATGGCCCTGACTCTCATCAACCTGCGCTCCCGCAGCCACGCCGGATCCGCGGCCCTGTCGGGCTTCACGCAAGGCGTCGGTTACACCGTCGCGTGTCTGGGCCCGCTGCTGTTCGGTGTCTTCCACGACCTCACCTCGGGCTGGACGGCCTCGTTCGCCTTCATGACGGTCGCCGTCGCGGTACTGGTGACCGGCGCCTATCAGGCCTGCAAGCCGCGGGTGGTCGAGGACAGCTGGAACGCCCGCCCGATTTCGGTGGGTTAG
- a CDS encoding MFS transporter, translating into MEQPASTPTEETNTARDVQSPPSGDIAQLRKVTLSSLLGTTIEYYDFLLYSTMAALVFGDLFFPSSNSAVSTIAAFGTLAAGYVARPLGGLVFGHFGDRLGRKSMLVITMVMMGIASFAIGILPTYEQIGMLAPVLLVTLRVVQGVAVGGEWGGAALMVAEHSDDRRRGLWTGLMQLGSPIGFLLSTSAVMLATLLPDESFESWGWRLPFIASAALLAIGLYVRMSVVESPVFEQAAARAEDAAEAKPPVLQLLRRPRPLILACAVGIGPFAMTALITSHIIAYTTSVGYSSSTVMRILVLMSVVSIFAIPGFSALSDRVGRRAVSLTGAAVAVLYAFPLYMMINTGSIALLTVALLFGQVVQSAMYAPLAPMLSEMFGTDVRYTGVSFGYQFASLIGAGFTPMIAASLLVASDGSSLPLSLILVGTACVTIFAAWIASETRGKNLAAARTEQI; encoded by the coding sequence ATGGAGCAGCCTGCGTCGACCCCGACCGAGGAAACGAACACAGCGCGCGACGTACAGAGCCCGCCGTCAGGTGACATCGCGCAACTGCGGAAGGTCACCCTGTCGAGCCTGCTCGGCACCACCATCGAGTACTACGACTTCCTGCTCTACAGCACGATGGCCGCCCTCGTCTTCGGCGACCTGTTCTTCCCGTCGTCGAACTCGGCGGTCTCGACGATCGCCGCCTTCGGGACACTCGCGGCCGGATACGTCGCGCGACCGCTGGGCGGCCTGGTGTTCGGGCACTTCGGCGATCGGCTCGGACGCAAGTCGATGCTCGTCATCACGATGGTGATGATGGGTATCGCCAGCTTCGCGATCGGCATCCTTCCCACCTACGAACAGATCGGCATGCTGGCGCCCGTCCTTCTCGTGACGCTGCGTGTCGTGCAGGGTGTCGCCGTCGGTGGCGAGTGGGGTGGCGCGGCACTGATGGTCGCCGAGCACTCCGACGACCGTCGTCGCGGACTGTGGACCGGCCTCATGCAGCTCGGTTCGCCGATCGGATTCCTGTTGTCGACGTCGGCTGTGATGCTCGCGACCCTGCTGCCGGACGAGTCGTTCGAATCGTGGGGATGGCGACTGCCGTTCATCGCCAGCGCAGCGCTTCTGGCGATCGGCCTCTACGTGCGCATGAGTGTCGTTGAGAGTCCTGTCTTCGAGCAGGCCGCGGCGAGAGCGGAGGACGCCGCGGAGGCGAAACCACCGGTGCTGCAGTTGCTCCGGCGTCCGCGCCCGCTCATCCTTGCGTGTGCGGTGGGTATCGGCCCGTTCGCGATGACGGCTCTGATCACGTCGCACATCATCGCCTACACGACATCGGTGGGATACAGCTCGTCGACCGTCATGCGGATTCTGGTGCTGATGTCGGTCGTCTCGATCTTCGCGATCCCCGGCTTCTCGGCGTTGTCCGACCGCGTGGGACGTCGCGCGGTGAGCCTCACGGGTGCGGCCGTCGCGGTGCTGTACGCCTTCCCGCTGTACATGATGATCAACACGGGTTCGATCGCGCTGCTCACGGTCGCGTTGCTGTTCGGGCAGGTCGTGCAGTCGGCGATGTACGCGCCGCTCGCACCGATGCTGTCGGAGATGTTCGGCACCGACGTGCGGTACACCGGGGTGTCGTTCGGCTACCAGTTCGCCAGCTTGATCGGCGCCGGCTTCACGCCGATGATCGCGGCGAGCCTGCTGGTCGCGTCGGACGGATCGAGCCTGCCGCTGAGCCTCATCCTCGTCGGTACCGCGTGTGTGACGATCTTCGCCGCGTGGATCGCGTCGGAGACCCGGGGCAAGAACCTCGCCGCTGCCCGGACCGAACAGATCTGA